One genomic region from Mycoplasmopsis meleagridis encodes:
- a CDS encoding BMP family ABC transporter substrate-binding protein, whose amino-acid sequence MKKYFKNLILTSMPLSVLPIALAAVSCSTEHPKKPKELIAKVNFKNNLDLTEEEALNAPKIALIPDGNLYDNSFHQSGWEGIIQLAEHNNIPLEKYDAFELDASKNFKNIYDTAMLQGSTIWVLVGFDNKTPFEEYYQSNKQKFIDNKIIVVTVDFETDPSITNGNVISLLYNSKEGGFIAGYAAGEYLSTLPEEKRTFNTFGGQLFDGVTDYMEGFLKGILYWNTKNPTKKLHSLTRNDQVYVNALFDITAQNKQSEVENNSVSLNPTITLPVGGLWTQFISAKPSTKYVVGVDTDQSLADSAHSSKYFTSVLKNIAQSVYESVSYIIKKDFSKLNGFKLLENNAVIKRGVSEDWVNVSSTHVVDDAPRAERALDDSKEIFKNLNSQEREWINSSKATMEGNAFTNIQERLNELAKATK is encoded by the coding sequence ATGAAAAAATATTTTAAAAATTTAATTTTAACTTCAATGCCTTTAAGTGTTTTGCCAATTGCTCTAGCAGCTGTTTCTTGTTCAACAGAACATCCTAAAAAACCTAAAGAATTGATTGCTAAAGTTAACTTTAAAAATAACTTAGATTTAACTGAGGAAGAAGCTCTTAATGCTCCTAAAATAGCTTTAATTCCTGATGGTAATTTATATGATAATTCTTTTCATCAATCAGGATGAGAAGGTATTATTCAATTAGCTGAACATAATAATATTCCTCTTGAAAAATATGATGCTTTTGAATTAGATGCAAGTAAGAATTTTAAAAATATTTATGACACTGCAATGCTACAAGGTTCAACGATATGAGTTCTAGTTGGTTTTGACAATAAAACTCCTTTTGAAGAATATTATCAAAGTAATAAACAAAAATTTATTGACAATAAAATAATTGTTGTAACAGTAGATTTTGAAACAGATCCTTCAATTACTAACGGAAATGTAATTTCTCTATTGTACAACTCTAAAGAAGGTGGCTTTATAGCGGGTTATGCAGCAGGAGAATATTTGAGCACTCTCCCTGAAGAAAAACGTACTTTTAACACTTTTGGAGGCCAATTATTCGACGGAGTAACTGATTATATGGAAGGATTTTTAAAAGGTATTTTGTATTGAAATACTAAAAATCCGACTAAAAAACTTCATTCTTTAACTAGAAATGATCAAGTTTATGTAAATGCTCTTTTTGATATCACAGCACAAAATAAACAATCAGAAGTTGAAAATAATTCAGTTAGTTTAAATCCAACTATAACATTGCCTGTAGGGGGACTTTGAACTCAATTTATTTCAGCTAAACCATCAACGAAATATGTTGTTGGTGTTGATACTGATCAATCATTAGCAGATAGTGCACATTCTAGCAAGTATTTTACTAGCGTTCTTAAAAATATTGCACAATCAGTATACGAAAGTGTTTCTTACATTATCAAAAAAGACTTTAGTAAATTAAATGGATTCAAATTGTTAGAAAATAATGCAGTGATTAAAAGAGGTGTTAGCGAAGATTGAGTTAATGTTTCTTCTACTCATGTAGTCGATGATGCTCCAAGAGCAGAAAGAGCTTTAGATGATTCGAAAGAAATATTCAAAAATCTTAATAGTCAAGAAAGAGAATGAATAAATAGTAGTAAAGCAACTATGGAAGGAAATGCATTTACTAATATTCAAGAAAGACTTAACGAATTAGCCAAAGCAACAAAATAA
- the rplL gene encoding 50S ribosomal protein L7/L12: MAKIEKQSFIESLKEMSIKEIMELVEAMKEEFGIDPSAVAVAAAPSGAAEAEEKSSVSVLITSDNGKKLAIVKAVKELLNLPLMEANKLVSTLPATVKENISPAEAENIKAQLVEAGASVDIK, translated from the coding sequence ATGGCAAAAATAGAAAAACAATCATTTATTGAATCATTAAAAGAAATGTCAATTAAAGAAATTATGGAACTAGTAGAAGCAATGAAAGAAGAATTTGGTATTGATCCTTCTGCTGTTGCAGTTGCTGCTGCTCCTAGCGGCGCTGCAGAAGCTGAAGAAAAATCATCTGTTTCAGTTCTTATTACTTCTGATAATGGTAAAAAATTAGCTATTGTTAAAGCAGTTAAAGAATTATTAAACTTACCTTTAATGGAAGCTAATAAACTAGTTTCAACTCTTCCTGCTACAGTTAAAGAAAACATCTCTCCTGCTGAAGCAGAAAACATAAAAGCTCAATTAGTCGAAGCAGGCGCTTCAGTTGATATAAAATAA
- the rplJ gene encoding 50S ribosomal protein L10 produces MHQPKESAFRLIKKETVQEINDKLKASKSLVVAEYRGLSVEDLTKLRILAKKINVEVKVFKNRLFKLAAKNNNFAELNEHLVGPNIFFFSKDDELSAFKLVSSFAKENKLLIAKAGIFENKVVNANGVIEIASLPNYEEALTILARSLMNPLQQLSLSLKLLSEKKE; encoded by the coding sequence ATGCATCAACCAAAAGAATCTGCTTTTAGATTAATAAAAAAAGAAACTGTACAAGAAATTAATGATAAGTTAAAGGCTTCTAAATCATTAGTTGTTGCTGAATATCGTGGTTTAAGTGTTGAAGATTTAACGAAATTACGTATTTTAGCTAAGAAAATTAATGTTGAAGTTAAAGTATTTAAGAATCGTTTATTTAAACTAGCAGCAAAAAATAATAACTTTGCAGAATTAAATGAACATTTAGTTGGTCCAAACATTTTCTTTTTTAGTAAAGATGATGAATTATCAGCTTTTAAACTAGTTTCTTCGTTCGCAAAAGAAAACAAATTATTGATAGCTAAAGCTGGTATTTTCGAAAATAAAGTAGTCAATGCTAATGGCGTTATTGAAATTGCTTCTTTGCCAAACTATGAAGAAGCACTTACAATTCTTGCTCGTTCACTTATGAACCCATTACAACAACTTTCTCTATCATTAAAACTACTTAGTGAGAAAAAAGAATAA
- a CDS encoding MAG0480 family ComEC-like protein, which yields MRWIISYTWIRWKNFREVAKKFFNLKSYIYFLLSILISFLLVNAVEYWYFFILPFSILLIINLLKNKWLFLLNLIILIYFIAYKIIKYEKIDENIYYINANIRKSYEKYFLINYKNQNIIVFHNYYSKNLYIPPFSNIEIEGKIIPFKLNNSNLFLWKKEYNINYQLIDYSIKNIIRPKISLQDQLINNLNSNLPYFNRYWAKIVFGINNENNLDFNDNINQLGISHIFVISGFHLDILFVVLTFHKFKNKKIDIFYNSCIFTFIFLYITLLFNPISAIRAFIMKLIDFIYKMTNKGQKINTFSSLIIAAFLLWVINNNWIYSLSYYFTISNTFWIIFFNKLLRKNEKLRDKKIFSFFILMNIICLINAFNIAIINSNISWLNIFWNLLFSPIIEIVYIFSILFWWSDYFLNFVFFLLDRLLIFANSINLVTEINYVFDLNYLYLYFQFLLFTVFLIKVIAYRIKNKKLRL from the coding sequence ATGAGATGAATTATTAGCTATACGTGGATTAGGTGAAAAAACTTTAGAGAAGTTGCAAAAAAATTTTTTAATCTAAAAAGTTACATATATTTTTTACTATCAATTCTTATTTCTTTTTTACTAGTTAATGCTGTTGAATATTGATATTTTTTTATACTTCCTTTTAGTATCCTATTAATTATTAATTTGTTAAAAAATAAATGATTATTTTTATTAAATTTAATTATCTTAATTTACTTTATAGCCTATAAAATAATTAAATATGAAAAAATAGATGAAAATATTTATTACATAAATGCAAACATAAGAAAAAGTTATGAAAAATATTTTCTAATTAATTATAAAAATCAAAATATTATTGTTTTTCATAATTATTATTCAAAAAATTTATATATTCCCCCATTTAGTAATATTGAAATAGAGGGAAAAATAATTCCTTTTAAGTTAAATAATAGTAATCTATTTCTTTGAAAAAAAGAATATAACATTAACTATCAACTAATAGACTATAGTATTAAAAATATCATTAGACCCAAAATTTCTTTACAAGATCAGTTAATAAATAATTTAAATTCCAATTTACCCTATTTTAATCGTTATTGAGCAAAAATAGTCTTTGGTATAAATAACGAAAATAATTTAGATTTTAATGACAACATTAATCAATTGGGAATTAGCCACATTTTTGTAATTTCAGGATTTCATTTAGATATTTTGTTTGTTGTATTAACATTTCATAAATTTAAAAATAAAAAAATAGATATTTTTTACAATTCATGTATTTTCACTTTTATTTTTCTCTATATAACACTATTATTTAATCCTATTTCTGCTATTAGAGCTTTTATAATGAAATTAATAGATTTTATTTATAAAATGACAAACAAAGGACAAAAAATAAACACTTTTTCATCATTAATAATCGCTGCTTTTTTACTTTGAGTAATTAACAACAATTGAATTTATTCTTTAAGTTATTATTTCACTATTAGTAATACTTTTTGAATAATATTTTTTAACAAATTACTAAGAAAAAATGAAAAACTTAGAGATAAAAAAATTTTTTCTTTTTTTATTTTGATGAATATTATTTGCCTAATAAATGCATTCAATATTGCGATTATAAACTCTAATATTAGTTGACTAAATATTTTTTGAAATTTACTTTTTAGTCCTATTATCGAAATAGTTTATATTTTTTCAATATTATTTTGATGATCCGATTATTTTTTAAATTTTGTTTTCTTTCTACTTGATAGATTATTAATTTTTGCTAATTCAATAAATCTAGTTACTGAAATAAATTATGTTTTTGATTTAAACTATCTTTACCTATATTTTCAATTTTTATTATTCACAGTCTTTTTAATTAAAGTAATTGCTTATAGAATAAAAAACAAAAAACTACGTTTGTAG
- a CDS encoding MAG0490 family ComEA-like DNA-binding protein — MKRKIWWWSIGVISISVISLISSAFIYTNNDTLIVRKNEKEINNNLVNIEFVGAVEGINKIKVIKNSLLKEIIKKVKISKKANLSNLNLNKILATDQIIRIPYKTSEINKKNINDIKNINDFKNLKLSSSLSKSIINFIKKKKINKWDELLAIRGLGEKTLEKLQKNFLI, encoded by the coding sequence ATGAAAAGGAAAATATGGTGATGATCAATAGGAGTAATAAGTATTAGCGTAATATCTTTAATTTCAAGTGCCTTTATTTATACAAACAACGATACTTTAATTGTTAGAAAAAATGAAAAAGAGATAAATAATAACCTAGTAAATATAGAGTTTGTCGGTGCTGTTGAAGGAATAAATAAAATTAAAGTTATTAAAAATAGTTTGCTCAAAGAAATAATAAAAAAAGTAAAAATAAGTAAAAAAGCAAATTTAAGTAATTTAAATTTGAACAAAATATTAGCAACAGATCAAATTATTAGAATTCCTTACAAAACAAGTGAAATAAATAAAAAAAATATCAATGATATTAAAAACATTAATGACTTTAAAAATTTAAAACTTTCTTCCTCTTTAAGCAAAAGTATTATCAATTTTATAAAAAAGAAAAAAATAAATAAATGAGATGAATTATTAGCTATACGTGGATTAGGTGAAAAAACTTTAGAGAAGTTGCAAAAAAATTTTTTAATCTAA
- the recA gene encoding recombinase RecA, producing the protein MNKIEKKQIDEALKEISKKFGDEAIRILGEENLDEHIETFSSGSYLLDNAIGIGGYPKGRIIEIFGPESSGKTTLCLHAISEVQKLGGICAFIDAEHSMDPIYAKNLGVKLDELIISQPDSGEQALEIVDILAKSGSIDLIVVDSVAALVPEAELNGDMHDMTIGSQARLMSKALRKITASLNKNKTTVIFVNQIREKIGVIFGNPETTAGGRALKFYSSIRLEVRKSTSIVEGKDITGNEIKVKVVKNKVSAPYKSFTTQIIFGKGIDALNELIDMATELNIFNKKGTWYYYEDKNIAQGKKALKDLLSQNLEFKKEIENLVNKKIGN; encoded by the coding sequence ATGAACAAAATAGAAAAAAAACAAATAGATGAAGCTTTAAAAGAAATATCTAAAAAATTTGGTGATGAAGCAATAAGGATTTTAGGAGAAGAGAATTTAGACGAACATATTGAAACATTTTCTTCCGGTTCATATTTACTCGATAATGCTATTGGAATAGGCGGCTATCCTAAAGGAAGAATTATTGAAATTTTTGGTCCGGAAAGTAGTGGTAAAACAACTCTTTGTTTACATGCAATTTCAGAAGTTCAAAAATTAGGAGGAATTTGTGCCTTCATTGATGCCGAACATTCAATGGATCCAATTTATGCTAAAAATTTAGGAGTTAAACTTGATGAATTAATTATTAGTCAACCTGATAGTGGAGAACAAGCTTTAGAAATAGTAGATATATTGGCAAAAAGCGGTTCTATTGACTTAATTGTTGTAGATAGCGTAGCTGCATTAGTTCCTGAAGCAGAATTAAATGGTGACATGCATGACATGACAATAGGTTCGCAAGCACGTTTAATGTCAAAAGCACTAAGAAAAATAACAGCTTCTTTGAATAAAAATAAAACTACTGTAATTTTTGTTAATCAAATTAGAGAAAAAATTGGAGTAATTTTTGGTAATCCAGAAACTACAGCAGGGGGAAGAGCATTAAAATTCTATTCTTCTATCAGGCTTGAAGTTAGAAAAAGCACTTCAATAGTAGAAGGAAAAGATATAACTGGAAATGAAATAAAAGTAAAAGTAGTTAAAAATAAAGTCTCTGCACCATATAAAAGTTTTACAACACAAATTATTTTCGGCAAAGGTATTGATGCACTAAATGAATTAATCGATATGGCTACTGAATTAAATATTTTCAATAAAAAAGGGACTTGATACTATTATGAAGATAAAAATATTGCTCAAGGTAAAAAAGCTTTAAAAGATTTATTAAGTCAAAATTTAGAATTTAAAAAAGAAATTGAAAATCTTGTCAATAAAAAAATAGGAAACTAA
- the rpsJ gene encoding 30S ribosomal protein S10: MSKLNIKVKSFENQLVDFATKKIVEIAKKENVQLSGPIPLPTKREVVTILRSVHVNKKSREQFESRTYQRLIVLINPTDKTIDQIKRFELPAGVEIQITQK, encoded by the coding sequence GTGAGTAAATTAAATATCAAGGTTAAATCTTTTGAAAATCAATTGGTTGATTTTGCTACTAAAAAAATAGTTGAAATAGCCAAAAAAGAAAATGTTCAATTAAGTGGTCCAATTCCTCTTCCAACAAAGAGAGAAGTAGTAACTATTTTAAGATCAGTTCATGTTAATAAAAAATCACGTGAACAGTTTGAATCAAGAACTTATCAACGTTTAATCGTTTTGATTAATCCAACAGATAAAACTATTGATCAAATTAAAAGATTTGAATTACCAGCTGGCGTTGAAATTCAAATTACTCAAAAATAA
- the rplC gene encoding 50S ribosomal protein L3, producing MKGILGRKIGMTQIYTEIGASIPVTVIEVKPNVVSKVLTVEKNGYVATQLAVEDLKNNRANKPLKGQFAQVKTTPKRFIKEIRGMEGYELGVTISADIFSAGELVDISGISKGKGFAGTIKRWNQHIGPKSHGGGGGSKPVRQTGSLGDISGNRVVKGMTMPGHLGAEKVTIQNLEIIKVDAQNNYILVKGSIPGAKKGLVVIKQAVKGLPNPTATKLVDIQEVVKMNELVEKAKKYNIEVLAGMHSSELEKLIRAKEEESAK from the coding sequence ATGAAAGGAATCTTAGGACGTAAAATCGGTATGACTCAAATCTATACTGAAATTGGTGCTTCTATACCAGTGACAGTAATTGAAGTTAAGCCGAATGTTGTGTCTAAAGTTTTAACAGTTGAAAAAAATGGGTATGTAGCTACTCAATTAGCTGTTGAAGATTTAAAAAACAATAGAGCAAACAAGCCTTTAAAAGGCCAATTTGCTCAAGTTAAAACAACACCTAAGCGCTTCATTAAAGAAATTCGTGGCATGGAAGGCTATGAATTAGGTGTTACTATTTCAGCAGATATTTTTTCTGCAGGTGAATTAGTAGATATTAGCGGAATATCAAAAGGAAAAGGTTTTGCTGGGACAATTAAGAGATGAAATCAACACATAGGACCGAAATCACACGGTGGTGGTGGCGGAAGTAAGCCAGTAAGACAAACAGGTTCACTAGGTGATATTAGTGGTAATCGTGTCGTTAAGGGCATGACAATGCCAGGTCATTTAGGTGCTGAAAAAGTTACAATTCAAAACTTGGAAATTATTAAAGTTGATGCTCAAAACAATTACATTTTAGTTAAAGGTTCAATTCCAGGAGCTAAAAAAGGGTTAGTAGTTATTAAACAAGCCGTTAAAGGTTTACCAAATCCTACGGCAACTAAGTTAGTTGATATTCAAGAAGTTGTAAAAATGAATGAATTAGTTGAAAAAGCTAAAAAATACAATATTGAAGTTTTAGCTGGTATGCATTCAAGTGAATTAGAGAAATTAATTCGTGCTAAAGAAGAAGAATCTGCTAAATAA
- the rplD gene encoding 50S ribosomal protein L4, translating to MAQKSTLEKYYISEKFDKTRNVTFNLKKANVKRHTNFPTFVSAVEEFIKLSEKSKNDTRVWFHRDGAYRGSVGLEKARIIVNKVGEDKVKDHEAIEYIEKENLVDKPAPKKEVKKPVKLDFSKDTVLNFDTSKLPQEIFDVDKIYSQAIFDSIISERASRRQGTHSVKSRAEVRGGGKKPWRQKGTGRARSGSTRSPIWVGGGRAFGPSTERNYNLKVNKKVKKAAFVSALTLLAKNKAVVVDDFEIGSIKTKDAVTKLNSLKITALKHILVVNNDENVLKSLANLQNVNVVRPNSVLIEDLIWADVLVLSKEGLEIFKERGDR from the coding sequence ATGGCTCAAAAATCAACATTAGAAAAATACTATATTTCAGAAAAATTTGATAAAACACGAAATGTTACTTTTAACTTGAAAAAAGCTAACGTCAAAAGACATACTAATTTTCCTACATTTGTAAGCGCAGTTGAAGAATTCATTAAACTTAGTGAAAAAAGTAAAAATGATACAAGAGTTTGATTCCATAGAGATGGTGCATATCGTGGTAGCGTAGGATTAGAAAAAGCAAGAATAATTGTAAATAAAGTGGGTGAAGATAAAGTTAAAGATCATGAAGCCATTGAATACATCGAAAAAGAAAATCTTGTTGATAAACCAGCTCCTAAAAAAGAAGTAAAAAAACCTGTTAAATTAGATTTTAGCAAAGATACTGTTTTGAATTTTGATACATCTAAACTTCCGCAAGAAATTTTTGATGTCGATAAGATTTATTCTCAAGCAATTTTTGATTCAATTATTTCTGAAAGAGCTTCGAGAAGACAAGGTACCCATTCAGTTAAGAGTCGTGCTGAAGTAAGAGGTGGTGGCAAAAAACCATGAAGACAAAAAGGAACCGGAAGAGCTCGTTCTGGTTCTACTAGATCGCCAATATGAGTAGGAGGAGGGAGAGCATTTGGTCCTTCTACTGAAAGAAATTACAATTTAAAAGTTAATAAAAAAGTTAAAAAAGCTGCTTTTGTTTCAGCTCTTACTTTATTAGCTAAAAATAAAGCTGTTGTTGTAGATGACTTTGAAATAGGCAGCATTAAAACTAAAGATGCAGTTACTAAATTGAATAGTTTAAAAATTACTGCTTTAAAGCATATTTTAGTTGTTAATAATGATGAAAATGTTTTAAAATCGTTAGCTAATTTACAAAATGTTAATGTAGTAAGACCTAACTCTGTTTTAATTGAAGATTTAATTTGAGCTGATGTTTTAGTTCTTTCAAAAGAAGGTTTGGAGATATTTAAAGAAAGAGGAGATAGATAA
- the rplW gene encoding 50S ribosomal protein L23, with protein MELTQVIKKPILTEKTNLLQAKNIYTFEVNWSANKYQIKNAVETIFQVKVEKINTLKVDKKYKRVGRFEGFLNRYKKAMVTLKEGYSINYYPNENSEKENVKKELKEQQIKETKVKNKAKEALLAEKIANKKASAVKNKAQSNNSAARKTVSRNKKEA; from the coding sequence ATGGAATTAACACAAGTTATTAAAAAACCTATTCTTACTGAAAAAACAAACCTTTTACAAGCTAAAAATATCTATACTTTTGAAGTAAATTGATCAGCCAATAAGTATCAAATTAAAAACGCTGTTGAAACAATATTTCAAGTTAAAGTAGAAAAAATTAATACCCTTAAAGTAGATAAAAAATACAAAAGAGTAGGACGTTTTGAAGGTTTTTTGAATCGTTATAAAAAAGCCATGGTTACTTTAAAAGAAGGTTATTCAATTAATTACTATCCAAACGAAAATTCTGAAAAAGAAAACGTTAAAAAAGAATTAAAAGAACAACAAATCAAAGAAACAAAAGTTAAAAATAAAGCAAAGGAAGCTTTATTAGCAGAAAAAATCGCTAATAAAAAAGCCAGTGCAGTTAAAAATAAAGCACAATCAAATAATTCTGCTGCAAGAAAAACAGTAAGCAGAAATAAAAAAGAAGCATAA
- the rplB gene encoding 50S ribosomal protein L2 produces the protein MAIKHYKPTTNGRRNMSSLYYNANLSGHTPEKSLMVILKKKSGRNNQGKITVRHKGGRVKRFYRLIDFKRNKDNIPAVVKSIEYDPNRSANICLLAYADGEKRYILAPNGIKLGQEVISGEHVDILVGNALPLANIPEGTTVHNIEMQPGAGGQIARSAGTSAQILGKDENGRYVILRLKSGEVRRILARCRATVGSVGNEEHLLVNLGKAGRNRHMGVRPTVRGSVMNPVDHPHGGGEGKQPVGRKAPLTPWGKKALGVKTRKTKKASNKLIIRRRKDTK, from the coding sequence ATGGCTATAAAACACTATAAGCCAACTACTAATGGTCGCCGTAATATGTCTTCGCTTTATTATAATGCCAATTTAAGTGGCCATACACCAGAAAAATCTTTAATGGTGATTTTAAAGAAAAAATCAGGTCGTAATAACCAAGGGAAAATCACTGTTAGACATAAAGGTGGTAGAGTAAAGAGATTTTACAGACTTATTGACTTTAAACGTAACAAAGACAATATTCCTGCAGTAGTTAAATCTATTGAATATGATCCAAATCGTTCAGCAAATATTTGTTTATTGGCTTATGCTGACGGAGAAAAAAGATATATTCTTGCTCCAAATGGAATCAAATTAGGGCAAGAGGTTATTTCAGGTGAACATGTTGATATTCTAGTTGGTAATGCATTACCTTTAGCTAATATTCCAGAAGGAACAACTGTTCATAATATTGAAATGCAACCAGGTGCAGGCGGTCAAATTGCTAGATCAGCTGGAACAAGCGCACAAATTTTAGGTAAAGATGAAAACGGCAGATACGTTATTTTACGTCTTAAATCAGGTGAAGTACGTCGTATTCTAGCTCGTTGTAGAGCAACTGTTGGTTCAGTTGGCAATGAAGAACACCTATTAGTAAATTTAGGTAAAGCTGGTAGAAATAGACATATGGGAGTTAGACCTACAGTTAGAGGTTCAGTAATGAATCCAGTTGATCACCCACATGGTGGTGGTGAAGGTAAACAACCTGTTGGACGCAAAGCCCCTCTTACACCATGAGGTAAAAAAGCTCTTGGCGTAAAAACAAGAAAAACAAAAAAAGCTTCAAACAAATTAATTATTAGAAGAAGAAAGGATACTAAATAA
- the rpsS gene encoding 30S ribosomal protein S19, with product MARSLKKGPFADSHLLKKVEAIVEGKVKKAPIKTWSRRSTIFPDFVGLTFQVHNGHKFIDVYVTDDMVGHKLGEFSPTRTFSGHGADKGKK from the coding sequence ATGGCTCGTAGTCTTAAAAAAGGTCCTTTTGCCGATTCGCATTTGCTTAAAAAAGTTGAAGCAATTGTTGAAGGTAAAGTAAAAAAAGCTCCAATTAAAACATGATCAAGAAGATCAACAATTTTCCCAGATTTTGTTGGTTTGACTTTTCAAGTTCATAATGGCCATAAATTTATTGATGTTTATGTAACTGACGATATGGTTGGTCATAAATTAGGTGAATTTTCACCAACTAGAACATTTTCAGGCCATGGCGCAGATAAGGGTAAAAAATAA
- the rplV gene encoding 50S ribosomal protein L22, with protein MAQQAKAHVKTQRISARKARLVADLFRGKEVRTALGILNNTNKKASELFIKLVNSAVANATNNHGMDASKLFVKEVLVNEGPTLKRFQPRSQGRAYSIFKRTSHLSITLEEKK; from the coding sequence ATGGCTCAACAAGCAAAAGCACATGTAAAAACACAAAGAATTAGTGCTAGAAAAGCAAGATTAGTCGCTGATTTATTTAGAGGCAAAGAAGTTAGAACTGCTCTTGGTATTTTGAACAATACAAACAAAAAAGCGTCGGAATTATTTATTAAATTAGTGAACTCAGCAGTAGCAAATGCTACAAACAATCATGGAATGGATGCTTCTAAATTATTTGTTAAAGAAGTTTTAGTTAATGAGGGTCCAACACTAAAGAGATTTCAACCTCGTTCGCAAGGAAGAGCTTATTCAATTTTCAAACGTACAAGTCATTTATCAATAACTTTAGAAGAAAAAAAATAG
- the rpsC gene encoding 30S ribosomal protein S3 yields MGQKVNPNGFRYGITKNHNTTWFAEKATYGKLLVQDANIYRFFDKLVRKYQIGQVEIKRNSLGKIIVYLHTATPAKLLGENGKNIELLNTNLHKFLKDKKADINLQVVLLKEPALNARLAAELIAQKLENRESFRIAQKLIINDALKAGAKGIKTAVSGRLNGVDMARTEGYSRGEMKLHTLRQNVDFAKAIARTTYGAIGVKVWISKGEVKEGENK; encoded by the coding sequence ATGGGTCAAAAAGTTAATCCAAACGGTTTTAGATATGGTATTACTAAAAACCACAATACTACCTGATTTGCTGAAAAAGCAACTTATGGTAAATTATTAGTTCAAGATGCTAATATTTATAGATTCTTTGATAAATTAGTACGTAAGTATCAAATTGGACAAGTTGAAATTAAAAGAAATTCTTTAGGTAAAATTATCGTTTATTTACATACTGCAACACCAGCTAAATTATTAGGTGAAAATGGTAAAAACATTGAACTTTTAAATACCAATTTACACAAATTTTTAAAAGATAAAAAAGCAGATATTAATTTACAAGTTGTTTTACTAAAAGAACCAGCATTAAATGCTCGTTTAGCAGCTGAATTAATTGCTCAAAAATTAGAAAATCGTGAAAGTTTTAGAATTGCTCAAAAATTGATAATCAATGATGCTTTAAAAGCGGGAGCAAAAGGAATAAAAACTGCTGTTTCAGGTCGTTTAAATGGCGTTGATATGGCTAGAACTGAAGGATATTCACGTGGTGAAATGAAATTACACACTTTAAGACAAAATGTTGATTTTGCTAAAGCTATTGCTAGAACTACATATGGAGCAATAGGTGTTAAAGTATGGATTTCTAAAGGCGAAGTTAAGGAAGGAGAAAATAAATAA
- the rplP gene encoding 50S ribosomal protein L16 yields MLQPKRTKYRKPFLVNPLKRKAHKGNKVSFGEFGLQATTGSIITARQIEAARIAITRRMGREGQVIIRIFPHFQKTSKPIGVRMGSGKGSPEFWYASVKENTMMFEVSGVKEEIARDALRLGGHKLPVKWRIVAKTNQNEGGQQ; encoded by the coding sequence ATGCTCCAACCTAAAAGAACAAAATATCGTAAACCTTTCTTAGTTAATCCTTTAAAAAGAAAGGCGCATAAAGGTAATAAAGTATCATTTGGTGAATTTGGCCTACAAGCTACCACAGGTTCAATTATTACCGCAAGACAAATTGAGGCCGCTCGTATTGCGATTACTCGTCGTATGGGTCGTGAAGGTCAAGTTATTATTCGTATTTTCCCTCATTTTCAAAAAACATCAAAACCAATTGGTGTTCGTATGGGTTCTGGAAAGGGAAGCCCAGAATTTTGATATGCATCTGTAAAAGAAAACACAATGATGTTTGAAGTTTCAGGCGTTAAAGAAGAAATAGCAAGAGATGCTTTAAGATTAGGTGGACATAAATTGCCAGTTAAGTGGAGAATTGTAGCAAAAACTAATCAAAATGAAGGAGGTCAACAATAA
- the rpmC gene encoding 50S ribosomal protein L29, translating into MLFKDLKDKKIDELQKLLVDLRAELWTLKFKNKTTSLEQSHKIKLVRRDIAKILTAIKQLELKGAK; encoded by the coding sequence ATGCTTTTTAAAGACTTAAAAGATAAAAAAATTGACGAACTTCAAAAATTATTAGTAGATTTAAGAGCAGAATTGTGAACTTTGAAATTCAAAAATAAAACAACTTCATTAGAACAAAGCCATAAAATTAAATTAGTTAGAAGAGATATTGCTAAGATTTTAACAGCAATTAAACAACTTGAACTCAAAGGAGCTAAATAA